DNA from Pajaroellobacter abortibovis:
CGCTCAATTGCTACGATTCGTTCTCCGCTTTCCACACTCATCATTTTGATCCCCTGTGCATTGCGTCCAGTCTCTCTGATTTCATCAACACATGTGCGTAAGGTCTGGCCTCGATCCGTGATCATCATCACTTCGTCACCTGGCTTGACCAGCTGGAGCCCTACCACTGGACCGTTGCGCGTACTTGCATCGATCAGAATAATCCCCTTGCCTCCTCGATTTTGGGTGCGGAATTCCGCAAGCGCAGTCCGTTTACCGTATCCATTTTCGCATACGGCGAGCACCATGGACCGTTCTGGTTCGGTTGCAACAAAGCATACAACGAAGTCATCTGGGGCGAGATCAATCGCTTTTACTCCGATGGTTGCCCGTCCTGTGGGGCGCACCTGTTCCTCTGGGAAGCGAATGGACTGACCGAAGCGAGTTGCAATGAGCAGCTCTCTTGTCCCATCTGTTAAAATAGTGGAAAGGAGTTGATCTTCAGGCTCAATTTTAACTCCGATGATCCCTTTTTCTCGGAAGTTAATATATTCCTCGAGATCGGTTTTCTTGATTTGACCTTTCTTTGTGATGGTAAGCAGGTATTTCCCTTTTTCAATCTTAGGAACTTCGACGATCGCTGCGACCTTCTCATCTCCTTCTATGGATAAAAGATTGACAATCGCGCGTCCTTTTGAATTTCGTCCTGCTTGAGGGATTTCATATACTTTTTTGACAAAGGCCTTTCCGTGATCGGAAAAGAAAAAAACATAGGCGTGCGTAGAAGCCACAAATAGTTTATTGATCCAATCTTCTTCTCGGGCCTCCATTCCGATTTTCCCTTTTCCTCCTCGCTTTTGAGGGCGATAGATACTGGAGCTACTCCTTTTGATGTAGCCCGCATGGGAAATCGTTACCACCATATCTTCTTCTTGGATGAGATCCTCTTTATCAATTTGTGCAGTCGTACCTACGATTTCAGTGCGTCTGGGATCAGCATACTGATCGCGAATTTCTTCTAATTCGTGCACAATCAGATCGCGAAGAAGCTGCTCACTGTTTAGAATACTGCGGAAATACGATATCGCGTCCGATAGCTTAGCGTACTCCTGTGCGAGTTTTTCCTGTTCTAGCCCAGTGAGTCTGGATAAGCGCATTTCGAGGATCGCTTTTGCCTGCCGTTCAGAGAGAAGATATTGATCTCTCCTCCTCGCTTCTTTGATTTCTTCCTCTCCTCTTCCTGCTCTTTTTACGAAAACTTCGAGCCCTGAAAGGGGAAGGGCGAGCAGGCGCTGTAGCGCCGTTTCTGCATTCGATGATTGTCGAATCGTTTTGATGACGATATCGACTTCTGTGACAGCAACTCCTAAACCTTCTATAATTTCTCGCTGAGCTTCTGCCTGCCGCAATTCATATTGAGTGCGGCGTGTCACTACCTCTCGACGGTGAACGATGAAGCAATCCAGCGTTTCTTTGAGGTTGAGTACAGCGGGTCGTCCTTGGACGATGGCGAGGTTGATCACACCGAAGGTAGCTTGTAAATCAGTCATTTGATAAAGCTGATTGATCACCACTTGAGCGATCACGTCCTTTTTAAGCTCAATGACGATTCGAATCCCTTCTCGATTGGATTCATCTCGAGGTCTTTCGGAGATTCCTTCGATTAACTTTTCTCGCCATAGTTCACCAATCCGAGCGACCAAACGGGCTTTATTGACCTGATAAGGGATCTCAGTCACAACGATCTGTTCTCGATCTCCACTTCCTGGAGCTTTTTCCACATGCATACGTGCACGCATAATGATGCTTCCACGACCGGTCCGTTGTGCCATTTCGATCCCTGCACGGCCATAGATCAATCCAGAGGTGGGGAAGTCTGGCCCTGGGATGAGTTTCATTAAATCTTCAATGGGACAGTTTGGATTTCGTATCAGGTGGATTGTTGCATGGATCACTTCACCCAAGTTATGGGGGGGAATATTGGTGGCCATCCCTACTGCAATTCCTCCTGATCCATTGATCAAAAGGTTAGGGACACGAGCAGGGAGAACCTCCGGTTCAACCGATGAATCATCAAAATTAGGATGAAAATCGACGCACTCTTTATCGATGTCGTTTAGTAATTCGATAGCAATGCGAGCAAGACGCGCTTCTGTATATCGGTATGCAGCAGGGGGATCTCCGTCGATAGATCCAAAGTTTCCCTGTCCTTCGATGGGGGGATAGCGCATCGAAAAGTCTTGAGCTAACCGGACCATTGCGTCGTAGACGCTGCTATCCCCATGAGGATGAAACTTGGCTAGAACATCACCGACCACCTTGGCGCTTTTTCGGTGGGGTGATCCAGGCATCATCTTTTGTTCATACATAGAATATAAAATTCTCCGATGGACTGGCTTAAGGCCATCGCGGATGTCTGGTATCGCGCGTCCGATAATGACACTCATTGCGTAATCTAAATAGCTTGTTCTCAATTCGTCTTGAAGAGAAACAGCTATCGTATCTTGGTGGTGTGAGGTGTGCATATCAGAAGACATCTTTTCTAATTTTAACCTTGTGGAATTTTAAAGGAACGACCTAACGAAAAAGCAATCTGGTCTTGCCTTTCTTCGGGAGGGGCATCTCGATTTACAAAACAACTAGAAAAAGTTTCCTACCATAAACTCGAAGATAAAGGGATCTTCATAAGGCAAACGATTGATGGGGGCAGCCCATTCAAAGCGTAGGGGTCCCATCGGAGAGAACCAACGGAAGCCTACTCCTGGGCTCATTCCGAGATGCAATAGGCTCTCACTGTTAAAACATGGGCTTACCCTTTTATTAAATTGGGGGGCAGGGGTGGTAGAGCAGAAATGGCTTTCTGTATTCCATGCATTTCCCAGATCGAAAAATGCAACACCTCGGATCCCAACTTTATCTACGATCGGAAACTCAAATTCAATATTGGAGTAGGCCTCGAGATTCCCTCCTATGGTGAGTCCATTGGGGACAGGAGGCGAGTTGACATCCAGCGATTGATTGACTGGCAAGCGAGGACCAAGCGTGCGGAGACGATAGCCTCGTACATCCAGAATTCCACCCAAGAAGAAGCGAGCGTATACTGGAGCTCCTTCTGGATCGGGGCTTGTAATCAGGCCCAACTCATTGTTCATTTTAAACACGAATCCTGAGCCTGGTATGCCAGATGAACCCCCAAGGGGGTAATAAAATCTGGCAGTTAACCGGTGCTTAAGGAACTTGAGCTGGCTCCCTAGGATGGGACTAGCAAATTCTGTGGAAGCCTGTAGGAAAAGGCCTGAGGTGGGGAAAAGACGATTGTCTCGCGTGTCATAGGTAATCGCTGGCGTAATGGAAATCGTTCTTCCCGCACTGAATAAATTTGCGAGGGCTACCTGAGAGGAAATATAGTACAATTGATCGCTTCTTGCAGACCACCACGAATGTCCTAATCCTATTTCAGTACTATCGTGTCTAGCGGATGCTGTTAGGCTGAATTTAAGGGTGGGTTGAATGAGAGCGTACCCAAGTGTCAGTGAGGTCCCTAACGTATGACGTACGAAATCGGGGAAGACATACAGTTGTTTGAATAAATCTGTACTAAATTGCCAATCTGAATTAAAAAAATAAGGCTCATAAAATCGAATATTGAGCTGTTGCCTTAAGCTGCTGATTTGGAAGAAAGCGGAGAGAGATTGACCACTGCCTAAAAGATTGGCTTGCTGCACTTGGGCAGTAGCCATGATGTTTTCCATAGAGCTGAATCCCGCTCCAATATTGAATGTACCTGTGGGGTGTTCCCCTACTTCGATGTGAACGAGCAATTGATCAGGGCTTGAACCTTGCTCTGTACTGATATCTACCTTTTCAAAATAGCCTAACGCCCCAATACGGCGTTTCGATTCTTCGAGTTTAGTTTCAGAGAAGAGCTCCCCTTCCTGCACTTCCAGTTCACGGCGGATGACTTTATCTCTTGTTTTAATATTCCCTTTGATTTCAATGCGCTCAATGGTCACCAAAGGCCCTCGCTGGATGGGAATTGTTACATCTACCTCATGGTTTGCCATATCCGTTTTTGTTTCCGGCTCTGTGCTAACATGCGCATATCCTTGATCTTTATAAAAGGTTCGGATCGCTTGTAGCTCTTTGACAAGTTCAGTTCTATTAAAGTAATCACCGGGTTGCGTGCGCAACATGCTGCGGAGCTTTTGGCGACCTCCAATGGGTTCAATCTCTTTTCCTTCGTTATCGCGCTCCATTAGATACAGCTTGCGAATTTTAAATCGAGGGCCCTCACGGACCGTCAGAAAAATTTCCATCCCTTCTTGTTCTGGGGTCAGCATGATGCGGGGAGGATCGAATTGTGCCATGATATACCCTTTATCGTAATATAGAGCAGTCATCATCAGAATGTCTCGCTCTAATACCTCCTGCCTGTAAGGGCCTCCTGAGAAAGACAGGAATCCACTTTTTCCTGTCTGTATGACGTCCTTTAGTTCAGCGTCTGGAATGTGTTCATTCCCCATGATAATCACTCTGCGAACGGTCACCGGAGAATGCTCTTCGATGTGAAAACGGACGATAACTTCGTTATTGCGTTGAGGTTCTAAATTGTAATTAACGGTGGCTAAAAAATAGCCTTTCTCTGTGTAAGCTTCTTTGATTTTTTGAATGCTTCGCTGCATAGCGGGAATGCTGAGAATCATCTCAGCCTTAATTTCCACAATTTCATTCAGTTTATCGGTGTCCAGCTCATCATTCCCTTCAAACTCGATCGCTTTAATAGAAGGTCTCTCCCGTACAATAATGCGGAGTTGGACCCCTTCATCGTTCGAATTTAAATCCACTTCGATGTCTTCAAAGAAACCGGTATTCCAGAGGGTACGAGTATCTACTTTGAGGGACTCCATGTGGAAAGAGGTCCCTACTTTTTGCTGCATATAAGATTGAATCTCTTTTTCGGAAACACGTCGATTTCCACGGATTTCAACGCGCAGAATGGTGCGTCCTTCAGCCTGTGTCGTCTCGGATTGAAGGAAGGAAGGTGAAAAAGCGTAGGGCATGCCTCTATTTCCCTTGGGATCAGAGAAAGGAGAGGGCCTTACGTAGGGAAGAGAAAGGACTTGAGCATTTGCCTGGAGAGAAAAAAAATAGATCAGGGCCGCCTGGATACCAAATAAATTGATAGCTCCTTTAACTTTTTTTTTCTTTGCCGTCATTTGATAATTCATTCCTTATCTAGTAAATGAGGCGAAGTAAGGCATGGGATGGGAATGTGTATCTGACGTCAAATGCTTAGAGTCCAAAAGCGTGTGGAATATATTGTTATCTGTGATGCACTCAATGCACGACGCATCCTTGGTGTCTAGTAGAAAAAAAAGAGCATGGAGGGGAATCCATGAAAAACAATACTCTTTAGTGTAATTTGTATGGGTGTTATTCAATTCTCAACAAAGCGTTGCTTATATTCTTGCCAATTTAAATTTAAAATTAAGCGTAGAAGCTTTACATCAATTGGCATAAGTCATTTCTTCTGCATCGTGATCCCGGATCTGTCTGATCAGATTCTCTCCGATGAAAGAAAAAGATCGTACAAATAATGGAACTCTTGACATTTGTAAACGATCTGGGTAACGGCTCCTTGGGCTTTGCGGAACATGCGATTCTCTTATTCTCTTATGAATGATCTTATGAATGATAATGCATTGCGATCTTCTCTAGAAAAAGAGGAAGCTTTTTCTTCCTTTTCCCCGAGAAGAGCTACGGCCAAGTCGATGGCGACTCGTCAGCAAGAGATTTCGGTCAGCGAATTTTTTGCTAAAAACAGGCATCTTTTAGGGTTTGATAATCCTGCAAAAGCATTGCTTACTGCTGTTAAAGAAGCGGTAGATAACTCATTGGATGCATGTGAGGAGGCGGGGCTTCTGCCTGATGTAGAAGTAAGCATCCGTGAGGTAGGAGGGGGACGTTTTGAAGTCATTGTCGAAGACAATGGCCCCGGAGTTGTGAAAGACCAAATTCCGAAGATATTTGGAAAATTGTTGTATGGATCCAAATTTCATCGATTAAAGCAATCTCGCGGCCAGCAGGGGATTGGAATTAGCGCTGTTGGTCTCTATTCTCAATTGACCACAGGAAAACCGATTGTTATCATTTCTAAAGTTGGACGAGGCCGCCCTGCTTATCAGACGACTCTGCGGATAGACACCAAAAGGAATCAACCGCAGGTGATCAAAGAAGAAGTAGTGCCATGGGATAAAGCCAATGGCACACGGATTAAATTTGAATTGGTTGCTGTCTATCGAGGTGGGCGTACAGGCGTTGAAGCTTACCTTGAACAGACTGTAGTTGCTAATCCCCATCTCGCTCTCGTATTTCATTCTTCTAAAGGGGAAACGCGTTCATTCCCTCGTGTCTCTAATCAGCTCCCTCCGGAAGCGCAGGAGGTTAAACAGCATCCCCACGGGATTGAAGTGGGAACGCTTCTGCATTTACTGCAGGATGCAGAGAAGAGGACGCTCAAGCAGGTTATGATGGAAGATTTTTCCAGAGTATCTGCAAAAGTGGCAGAAGATGTGTGCCGGGCTGCACAAGTCTCTCCTCGTGTGCTTGCCACTTCATTGGAAGGGGATGAAGTTCAACGAATTCATCAAGCTCTGAGTCAGGCTAAAGTGATGGCCCCTTCGGCTTTATGTGTTGTCCCGATTGGAGAGGAGCTATTGATAGATGGATTAAAAAGACAATTTAATGCGGAATTTTATACATCTTCTACGCGTCCGCCTTCTGTATACCGGGGGAATCCTTTCGTCATTGAGGTGGGGCTTGCTTATGGAGGCGATTTGCCACTCGACGAACCTGCTGAAATGATGCGATTTGCAAATCGTGTTCCTCTACAGTACCAACCCAAAGCTTGTGTGATTACAGAGGCTGTCTGTCAAACCAACTGGAAATCTTATCAGATTAGTCAACCAAAGGGTTCGCTTCCTGTTGGTCCTCTTGCGATTGCAGTCCACTTGGCGAGTGTGTGGGTCCCTTTTACGAATGAGGCTAAAGAGGCTATCGCTCATTACGATGAACTGATGCGAGAAATTAAGCTTGCGGTACAAGAATGTGGTCGCAAATTGGGTGTGTATCTACGGGCGCAGGCTCGATCGCAGAATGAGCATAAGCGACTCGGCATTTTTCAGCGTTATATCCCTGAAGTAGCAGTCGCTTTAGGGCATTTGCTTGGGATAGATGATGCAGATGTGAAAAACGTTTTCCAAAATGCCTTGCCCCGTTTTGTTCACTTGGGAGGGAGAGAAGATCACAATCATGGCTTCGCGTAAATCTTCTCAATTTCTCTCTTCATCTGCAGTCAAGCAGACAAGGGACCAACTTACTTTAAACAAGCTTGAGCAGTTGGCTACATCAGCTTATCGGACTGTTTTAAAGGGGGCGAATCCATCGATTATGATACGCCAGCGCACTCTGTCGAATGTCTCTTTTAATGAAAAGCGAAAGATCATCGAGCTTGGAAAGAAGAGCCAGTCGCGCGACTTTTTTAATACGAGTATGGCTCGCAAGTTTATGCAGACCTTTCTGATCGCAAGTGGATGCAAAACGTTAATTGAAGAAGGAAAGACGATCAGCATCCGTCAGATGTTTTACATGATGAAGCATACGCTTCACAATTCAAATGAAAATACATTTGAGGATCAGGCGGAAAGCGATCCGATTATTGAAGACTTGGAAGTCTGTGCCGATGCGCTTCGAGAGGAATTGCATCTATTTGCGAATCGCCGAGGGCTTGTTGTAGGGAAACTTGTGGTTCGTGATGCGGGGGATGAGATCGATCTCGCCTGCATGGGGCGAGGTGGATGGGGGATTCCTAGTATTTGCGAAGATGAAAATCTGCAGTTTGTTAAGTCAGACGCCCAATTCATCTTGCTTGTGGAGAAGCAGGCGATTTTTCACCGTCTCAACGAAGATCGGTTTTGGCAGAGACATCGTTGTATTTTGATGACCAGCGAAGGTCAGGCGGCGCGGGGTGCTCGCCGACTCCTGCAACGAATGGATCAGGAGCTGAAGCTCCCTATCTATGTGCTTGTCGATAACGACCCGTGGGGGCTTTACATCTATTCTGTTCTTAAGCAGGGATCGATCAACTTGGCTTATGAATCGATGCGCATGGCGGTCCCCTCGATACGATTTTTAGGGATGAGTGCATTCGATTATGAAAAGTTCAATCTTACGCCTGCAGCCACCATCAAACTGACTAAAGAGGATATCGCTAGGGCCCAGCAGATAAAGGCCTATCCATGGTTTAGGGATAAAAAATGGCAGGAAGAAATCGATGCGCTTCTCCGTCACCAATTCAAAATGGAAGTGGATGCTCTTCTGACCAAAAGCATTTCTTTTGTGACAGAGGAATATATTCCCAAGAAACTTCGGGATAAAGATTATCTGACATAAAAAGCAAAAGAAGGGGAACCAAAAAACTCTTTATTACTTCACTCGTGTTGTGGTAAAAAGAATACTCTGCGAAAGTGGAACTCAGACACTGGTGAAAGGGAGTATTGTGCATTGACTGAGGGGAGCAGTTGCTTCTTGGATAGGTTGAAGGATTTCTTGAGCGGTTCCCACCACTGTAATGAGAAGATCAGAAGCGCTTAAACGGAGCCGGATTGCTTCATTCGTTTGTTCTGCTGTGATTGCTTTAACACGCTTTGGATAATCTGAATAGTACGTTGGGGGAAGCTTGAGGAGCTCAACAGAGAGCGCTTGGGAAAGTCGTTTGGAAGGTGTATCAATATCGAATACGCGTGAGCGGAGCAGATAGCGTTTTATAAACTCCACTTCACGACGGGAAACACCATTCTCAAGGAAAGAGGCATACATTTGGAGTTGCAGTGCAATACAGGCAGCAGCATCTGTGGAAGCAGGGAAAGTACCCATCCAAAAAGCGTGGCGACATTGATCGATTTCTAAATAAGAAGAGGCTCCGTAGGACCAGCCGCGCTTTGAACGAATCTCTCGCATCAGTCTTGATGTAAACGTTCCTCCAAAGATGCCGTTGGCTACGAGAAGCGCAGTATGATCCGAGTCATGCGGGGAAGTTCCGAAGGTACCGATAAGGATCTGCGTTTGAGTCCGTTCAGGTTTATCGACTAGGATTAATTTCCTCCCATGAAAAGGGAGCTCTGGATCCGAATGGGAAAAAGGAGCTTGTTCGATCGACATCTTGGGTAATCCAGAGAGTAATTTAGCGCTATAGGTGTGTGCTTGTTTTTCAGAGAGATCCCCTGCGAACCCGAGAATTATATTCTCTGGAATAAAGTGCTGTTTGAAAAAAGCCCTAATCGTTTCGATATGGAATGATTCTACACTTCCATGAGATCCCAAGCTGCTTTTCCCATAAGGATGATCACCGAAGAGTCCTTGATAAAATGCAAGTTGGGCGAGATGCCGATCGTGATCTCGTCCTTCTATGATCTCGGCCAATGTCTCTTTTTTAAGTTTCTCAAATTCTTCTTTTAAAAAAAGAGGCGTGCGGATGATTTCTCCTAGAAGATCGATAAAAGCTTCCACATTGCGGCTGATCACTTGTACATGGATATGCAAAAAAGTGGGTGAGGCATGAATGGATAGCTCCCCACCCAATTGATCGATCGCTTCTTCTGTTCGAATAGAGGATAATCTAGCACAGCCCCGTCGAAGCATTCGTGCAGTCATGAGAGCCAACCCTTCCTGCATTCCTATCCAGGGAATCCGAATAGCAATCACGATCGAGACGAGTGGAAGCAGATGCGATTCTTCAAGAAAGGCGACTGTTTTTTCTGAAGTCAGAAATCTTTGTGTCATCAGGATAATTCCTTCGGAGTCCCTTCTGGATACACGTGAATCACTGTACGTTGCGATTCGTTTAAATAACGTCGTGCTGCATTTCGCAGTTCAGCTGCGGTAAGTCTCTTGTACATCTCTAGCCTTCGAAAGATGCCTGCTGGCTCACTTAGTGTAGTTTCATAGAAACCGATCTGCTCTGCTTTCCCACTCGCGGTTTCAAGAGATTGCAGAATGGCTAATTCGAGGTGTGTTTTTGCTCGAATGAGCTCATCCTCACTTACTAATTCATTGCGTATGCGATCGAGCTCTGCGTCGAGGATTGGTTGTACTTCTGCGATCGTGTGTCCTGGATGGACGTGGACCCCTATTTCGTAGAGACCTGGATGTACAAAAGGGGAAACCCACCCGCGCACCTCGGAGGCAAGCGCTTGTTGGGTGACGAGCAGACGGTGGATTCGTGAAGCTCGACCTCCAAAGAGAAGTTCATTGAACATTACAAGCGCAGCATGATCAGCATCTCCTAAGGCGGGTC
Protein-coding regions in this window:
- the gyrA gene encoding DNA gyrase subunit A codes for the protein MSSDMHTSHHQDTIAVSLQDELRTSYLDYAMSVIIGRAIPDIRDGLKPVHRRILYSMYEQKMMPGSPHRKSAKVVGDVLAKFHPHGDSSVYDAMVRLAQDFSMRYPPIEGQGNFGSIDGDPPAAYRYTEARLARIAIELLNDIDKECVDFHPNFDDSSVEPEVLPARVPNLLINGSGGIAVGMATNIPPHNLGEVIHATIHLIRNPNCPIEDLMKLIPGPDFPTSGLIYGRAGIEMAQRTGRGSIIMRARMHVEKAPGSGDREQIVVTEIPYQVNKARLVARIGELWREKLIEGISERPRDESNREGIRIVIELKKDVIAQVVINQLYQMTDLQATFGVINLAIVQGRPAVLNLKETLDCFIVHRREVVTRRTQYELRQAEAQREIIEGLGVAVTEVDIVIKTIRQSSNAETALQRLLALPLSGLEVFVKRAGRGEEEIKEARRRDQYLLSERQAKAILEMRLSRLTGLEQEKLAQEYAKLSDAISYFRSILNSEQLLRDLIVHELEEIRDQYADPRRTEIVGTTAQIDKEDLIQEEDMVVTISHAGYIKRSSSSIYRPQKRGGKGKIGMEAREEDWINKLFVASTHAYVFFFSDHGKAFVKKVYEIPQAGRNSKGRAIVNLLSIEGDEKVAAIVEVPKIEKGKYLLTITKKGQIKKTDLEEYINFREKGIIGVKIEPEDQLLSTILTDGTRELLIATRFGQSIRFPEEQVRPTGRATIGVKAIDLAPDDFVVCFVATEPERSMVLAVCENGYGKRTALAEFRTQNRGGKGIILIDASTRNGPVVGLQLVKPGDEVMMITDRGQTLRTCVDEIRETGRNAQGIKMMSVESGERIVAIERLPEAETNEESIEED
- the bamA gene encoding outer membrane protein assembly factor BamA; the protein is MTAKKKKVKGAINLFGIQAALIYFFSLQANAQVLSLPYVRPSPFSDPKGNRGMPYAFSPSFLQSETTQAEGRTILRVEIRGNRRVSEKEIQSYMQQKVGTSFHMESLKVDTRTLWNTGFFEDIEVDLNSNDEGVQLRIIVRERPSIKAIEFEGNDELDTDKLNEIVEIKAEMILSIPAMQRSIQKIKEAYTEKGYFLATVNYNLEPQRNNEVIVRFHIEEHSPVTVRRVIIMGNEHIPDAELKDVIQTGKSGFLSFSGGPYRQEVLERDILMMTALYYDKGYIMAQFDPPRIMLTPEQEGMEIFLTVREGPRFKIRKLYLMERDNEGKEIEPIGGRQKLRSMLRTQPGDYFNRTELVKELQAIRTFYKDQGYAHVSTEPETKTDMANHEVDVTIPIQRGPLVTIERIEIKGNIKTRDKVIRRELEVQEGELFSETKLEESKRRIGALGYFEKVDISTEQGSSPDQLLVHIEVGEHPTGTFNIGAGFSSMENIMATAQVQQANLLGSGQSLSAFFQISSLRQQLNIRFYEPYFFNSDWQFSTDLFKQLYVFPDFVRHTLGTSLTLGYALIQPTLKFSLTASARHDSTEIGLGHSWWSARSDQLYYISSQVALANLFSAGRTISITPAITYDTRDNRLFPTSGLFLQASTEFASPILGSQLKFLKHRLTARFYYPLGGSSGIPGSGFVFKMNNELGLITSPDPEGAPVYARFFLGGILDVRGYRLRTLGPRLPVNQSLDVNSPPVPNGLTIGGNLEAYSNIEFEFPIVDKVGIRGVAFFDLGNAWNTESHFCSTTPAPQFNKRVSPCFNSESLLHLGMSPGVGFRWFSPMGPLRFEWAAPINRLPYEDPFIFEFMVGNFF
- a CDS encoding DNA topoisomerase VI subunit B, translated to MNDNALRSSLEKEEAFSSFSPRRATAKSMATRQQEISVSEFFAKNRHLLGFDNPAKALLTAVKEAVDNSLDACEEAGLLPDVEVSIREVGGGRFEVIVEDNGPGVVKDQIPKIFGKLLYGSKFHRLKQSRGQQGIGISAVGLYSQLTTGKPIVIISKVGRGRPAYQTTLRIDTKRNQPQVIKEEVVPWDKANGTRIKFELVAVYRGGRTGVEAYLEQTVVANPHLALVFHSSKGETRSFPRVSNQLPPEAQEVKQHPHGIEVGTLLHLLQDAEKRTLKQVMMEDFSRVSAKVAEDVCRAAQVSPRVLATSLEGDEVQRIHQALSQAKVMAPSALCVVPIGEELLIDGLKRQFNAEFYTSSTRPPSVYRGNPFVIEVGLAYGGDLPLDEPAEMMRFANRVPLQYQPKACVITEAVCQTNWKSYQISQPKGSLPVGPLAIAVHLASVWVPFTNEAKEAIAHYDELMREIKLAVQECGRKLGVYLRAQARSQNEHKRLGIFQRYIPEVAVALGHLLGIDDADVKNVFQNALPRFVHLGGREDHNHGFA
- a CDS encoding DNA topoisomerase IV subunit A — encoded protein: MASRKSSQFLSSSAVKQTRDQLTLNKLEQLATSAYRTVLKGANPSIMIRQRTLSNVSFNEKRKIIELGKKSQSRDFFNTSMARKFMQTFLIASGCKTLIEEGKTISIRQMFYMMKHTLHNSNENTFEDQAESDPIIEDLEVCADALREELHLFANRRGLVVGKLVVRDAGDEIDLACMGRGGWGIPSICEDENLQFVKSDAQFILLVEKQAIFHRLNEDRFWQRHRCILMTSEGQAARGARRLLQRMDQELKLPIYVLVDNDPWGLYIYSVLKQGSINLAYESMRMAVPSIRFLGMSAFDYEKFNLTPAATIKLTKEDIARAQQIKAYPWFRDKKWQEEIDALLRHQFKMEVDALLTKSISFVTEEYIPKKLRDKDYLT
- a CDS encoding M16 family metallopeptidase, yielding MTQRFLTSEKTVAFLEESHLLPLVSIVIAIRIPWIGMQEGLALMTARMLRRGCARLSSIRTEEAIDQLGGELSIHASPTFLHIHVQVISRNVEAFIDLLGEIIRTPLFLKEEFEKLKKETLAEIIEGRDHDRHLAQLAFYQGLFGDHPYGKSSLGSHGSVESFHIETIRAFFKQHFIPENIILGFAGDLSEKQAHTYSAKLLSGLPKMSIEQAPFSHSDPELPFHGRKLILVDKPERTQTQILIGTFGTSPHDSDHTALLVANGIFGGTFTSRLMREIRSKRGWSYGASSYLEIDQCRHAFWMGTFPASTDAAACIALQLQMYASFLENGVSRREVEFIKRYLLRSRVFDIDTPSKRLSQALSVELLKLPPTYYSDYPKRVKAITAEQTNEAIRLRLSASDLLITVVGTAQEILQPIQEATAPLSQCTILPFTSV